Below is a window of Impatiens glandulifera chromosome 2, dImpGla2.1, whole genome shotgun sequence DNA.
GAAGCCATTTCCACTTGGGCATCTCAAAGTTGGCCAATGAACTTGCATTCTTCTCATCAAACCAACTATCTATATGTACAAATCATCTTTAGTCATGAATATATTAGCTCGGGCCAATtgatctaataataataataggaaaCTTACCTTAGACTTATCAAAAGGGTTGTCGGAGTCACAACTCTGAGGATGTGAACCGTTGTTGAAATTAGGCCAAAGGCCATGAATGCCGAAATCCTCGTCTGGTTTTCCTGTCTTAGGGAAGCAACAGCCCCACATAGAATTACAGTAAGCTCCTGGCCActacataatttaattaaacatgattAGAAAATGGTACTTAATTAAGCTGTCttaattatatagaaaatattataacctGTTGAACAAAGTAGAAGAAGTCATAATAAACACCATATGATTTACGGCTAAGGGAATGAGCCCTTGGTTCAGATACAACTATTATAATAACTAGACTTATAATAAATGCTGAACAACTTCTCACAagcttcataattttatatatattaaaatgcaagctctatttttatttatagatcATGAATTAAGGTAACTTGAGATTTAAGacaaacttttaatttaaacccttttttcttttctttttctttttctttttctttttttaaaagactttttttttaataataaaccaGAATTAtgagaccaaattaatatgaaagcaagattttcaaaaaataagtAACATAATGTACAAGAAACCCTCATGTGTCATGATCTCATGgctcatgatatatatatagtcaaatgTAATTGGATCCCCTTAATCAGGAAATCTGGCttaaatttaatcaatatattacctaaatcctaaatatttattttcatgttaACTACTGCAAAACCagaaaatcatttcaaaactaaGCAATTCGAATCAAAACTGCTTCatagattataatttttattcttatttaggattcatatataatatttagaaaaaaaaaagttcacttATAGACTTATAATAGCagaaatatgtattaataaaagttcatttaaacaTTCGTAACATCAAAAActagctatttttttttttcgtaaatcataattaatttttaatttttatatttattaattaaatattaatatattttctttctttttatttttcattaattaattatttttatttttttcatatattttttattatttttatataaatatttattattaattatttttattttaaattatatatatatatatgagagcattcatcattaattattttaacttttttatattaaaattgattattaaatattttaaaattatttggtccCAATGGTTGAATATAACCATGACTTatcatttcaataataaaaaaattttaacacaaaaataaattaattaataatcaagaattaGATAGTAATAGCAACTCATTTAAACAATgttaatactattattataagtcatgaatcaaaaattaaataaaaaattattaattatatttttattcatattaaaataaataaataaaaattcttcaaaaaaatattacagtaaaacacaaaattcataaataaattattatatttttttcaaaaataagaatttataaattatgagaaataaaatctgatataaaaaaaaatatgaaataaaaaaagaaaattaataataaatttaaaaataaaataaatttaactggtttaattaatgaaaaaaagattatgaaaatatattaatatttatttaataaatatataaataaataaataaaaaataattattatttattaaaagagaCTAAATTAGTAAAATTTTTGATAGTATCGTAGGtctaaatgatcttttattagtacatacgtgtAAGTGAGCTAATTGTACAGGTAAATACGCCGGGATGAAATTCTCTTTTTTCTTCAATCAACTGGTTCGGGAgaaataaaaagatttttttttctaatttttatttctataaatattcatatgtttccaaattaaatattacaaatttgaTTTGATCTCAAGAATAAATATTCTAACTCTTaacctaaaaaaaatgataaaagatttGGATTATATATTGGCAATAAATCTAGAGAAGTCATTGACTAGGACTGCAAAATTtaggaaaaacaaaaaaattgcaacatttatttaatattcattcattacattatatattatcgGATATATTAATAATTCCAAATAATAAATGTCTTGGAAGAAAATGGGATATTCTCTTGAAGTTGTAACgaatcatttattaaaattattgatcaTTAAGGATTTTAGAATCGGAAAATGACTCGAACTGTATATCGGAAGTACATCGTTTGGCATGGGGCATCACTGGACATTCAATGAAGGCAGATGCACGTTTGTCTACGCAAATATAGACTTGAGAGAGTTGACTATTTCCTTCTCTATCAAAATTACACTCGAGGTAAGGTGTCACGCCTAACGCGTTTTTGATAGCCGCCTCTACATCGTTCGCGCTATAGAACTCATTATCCGGATTGATTCCTTAACACAAAACGATGAACAGTTAGTTTATAATCGATAAATTCAATAATCAAATAGTTAATGGAATATTATATACCAGCATCTTTCAGGTGTTGAAGAAGGTTGGAGGATATTttaaaatcgagagttttctCGAAGAAAGAGTGTTGGTCGAGGACATTTTCCGAGCAAGTGCCGTGTTTGTTCCATTCATGACCCCAGAATCTGAACCCATCTCTACTTGGACAGCTTAAAGTTGGCCAATCGTTTTGCATTCTCTCTATCAAGTCCGAGATCTACTTACATAGTTACATTATCATTAGTATGTATCTTTAGCGACAGTTCTATAGCAacaaattattagtttttagcCACGTTTTGACTAAGGTATAACTTACCAAAGACTTGTCAAAAGGGTTGCTGAGATCACAGGTTTGAGGATAGGTTCCATTGTTGAAATTAGGCCAGAGTCCATGAATGGTGAAATCCTCTGCTGGCTTTCCGGTAGTAGGGTAGCAACAACCGCGCTTTGTATCGCAATAACCTCCCGGCCACTGTCAATCGGATTGAACCACATGATCATGAATCATGATCGAATTCATAATTACAAAGAAAAAGGGTATGCATGCAATTGATCATTAAGTTGTTGTTTCTAATAGCTAGCTACCTGCtgaacaaagaagaagaagtcatAACCAGGCTTACGGGAAACCTTTGCTTCAGATACAACTATGAGACATTGCAGCACTAGCAAGAGCTTGATCAGGATCATCATGATTCTCCCAAAAGAGATTGACTGATGATTCCCCACCATGTAAGCTCTATTTATAGATAAAGCTCATACCTAGGAGGCTTAGGACCATCCATTTTTTACAAACTTggctatatttatttattatttaatactactttatttatttattcaagttAGCATaccatttatttgaaaactaaatCCGATTTAGTAGAACTTTAACTTAAAAAGCAAATTTTAATGTATGTTTATgagtcattttattttaaatattatctaaaCACGTTAATAAGCAAGACAATTATAATCGGCATTATAATTGTCTTGTTTGAGACAGAATTTTCGTTGAACATGTAGTTGAATAAGAATAGAGTTGAGATAATATTTGTGTCAGTTCCGAACATTAATAagcacaattaaatatatatcttaaatatatatttatttatttttatattttataaagtttaaattaattatttttataataatatgaatttttaatatatatattatataaaaacataaatttatataactttattataaaaaaaatatatttagattttcCGAATCTGAATTagacataaataataatataaaaaaaatctttaaaatagaATAAGACTACAATTATAAATGCATTCCCATTCATGAATTATTATCCTTAACTATTAGGACTaactaattatttgtttgtaaatattttttttgggtctGCCTGTGACATTGTGTTATTgtttaagataataaattatattttaaacaaataaaaaaactcttttaaTTGATCTTAGTTGgatttatttgactttttgtcatttttttaataaattaatttttctaaacaagatatcaattttataattaagaatattaaattaaaatgcatTAATTACGCAATGCTCATTATGAAGAAGAGACTAACAACTATAAATAATTGAGAAATCCAGTCTAATTGCAATTTGTCACGTGAAGTGAAAGATTTAAAATACTCcctataatattaattatcattaataaataaatgtatctggatctaaaatattttaatcccCACTTGTCCAATTGTCCCAATCACTcatctttatttaatttgtctTCATCTACATGAAGATAAATTAACGTTGTATGCATCTGGATCTATcctttatcttaaaattattttcaaatcattcattaattaaagGATTTTTCAATATAATCATTAGATCGTTCCAATATAAGACATTTTACTGGGCTTATTAACATTAGATCATTCAAAAGTACTGTTTTATATTAGAAAATCACAGTTTAAATTTGTTCAGTTTCACGAAGTTATAGCTCGTGGCGAAGAACTTGTCCCTATTTTTGAATAAAGAGGTTcactttgaaaaataattgtaaaatatgaaattattttgaaataaaataattgtataatagtattattggattattaattatataataaatgaaaagttcAGATTaagataattttgtttaatcataaattatttctttaaaattatatttaatttaataaaaaatgagacaAGCAAGTCTAAGGTCTTGTGTGAGAAAGTGAATTTTATCaggattttcttttaaaaatccatttttataaaaatttaaaaaaaaattgatttttaaaattttaagactaATTTAGTCTTGAGTTGAATGGATATGGTAAATGTGAAAGAATTGTGAATTAGGGAGAAAGGATAATGAGACTTAGAGAGAagggtaattttggtatttaaaattaatgattagaTTGTTATAAAATGTTTGGTTATTAGGAGATTGTTATAAAATGTTTGGGTTTTAGGATAAAAACTAGGTTTAATCCTAATAACCAAACATCAAACCAACGTTAACCTAGATAGtcaaaatcaattatattattatcattgacTTAACACATCCATCGTGTGAACGTTTCTTAATATTATTGACATTATCTCTATAATTAACcaagttttcaaataataaaaaaatatttagaggATTTaacaatgatttattttaaaatgttacatatatattaaaaatgaaaaaaatcgtttaagcaaaacaataaaacattatataaaaacggtaatcaataaattatcgagctcgtaaaatATGATggagaaaaacgattaactcaTTGACGAATTCTATTGACTTTCCTAACAATTTTTCTTAAACTAGAtaatccaccaaaaaataattgggatgataacccaaatatgtaagAATGTCATATCagccgcatcaatccaaactttctAACAACTACTCAAAGACTCGAGTATCACCCAATGAATCACAATAATACTCCATACAAGATTCTAAATACTATTCATCATTCGACAACACAAAAGTAAGTAAGTTGTTGATTCAACATTTTCGTGACACATATGCTTAgtcataatataacatttttttatgctATGCACATATTTTCCGTAAGAATTCTATCGTGAATAATGTCCATTCAAAAAACGagatatttgatgaaattttttacTCTCAAAATTTTTTCGAACAAAAATTATATCCTATCTGAATTTTGTAAACGCATAACATATTTTTGAAACAGTTGTTTacgtataaataaaattaaaaaaaaaaaaaaaaaatctattatgagtaaaatgatttaattttcaataatttatttgtttaaaacgctcatatagataattattttggaataaaTCTCATATATTATTGGTAccatcaaaaacatattaactatGAAAAGtttatatctatttatatagtATTTAGGGTTATggtaatttattatttctcttcttcgttttttttattttatcaaaattagttataatgaatatatatatatatatatatatatatatatatatatatatatatatatttaatattaaaaaaatcactcaaattatttaaatttttatttcaaatattattttttcaataattaaaatattaaaaaaattaaattagttacatctaatttaaattaaattcactCAAAGTgtatttttatctcaaatatttagttttcttatgatattaaaattgaataattgtttgaataatccCCACAAGAACATTTTCCATTTTTGAATCTATAAACCTTTACACATCTCTAACCATTATCTCTCTTTTGAAAATAACCCACATTAGTTTAGTCCAGAATGACAATCTCTGCCCATTCTCAAGTTCTTTACGATCCGAATTGTCGTTCCAGGAGCAATGTTTACTATTCCAAACGTAATTTCAACTTCTCGCGCTATGGTACCTTAAACtctttgatttctcttcttcatcatccaTCCATTCCTCGATGAAACAGAAACACTGAGGAAGTTTACCCATCGCTATAGggtctttttttactagtgccgACCCTAAAAGAATTCATGGATTTCATTCTTCACTTCTACCCGTGTTCCTATTAAGGTCGGTTGTCCTTTAGTTTCTTCCGGATTTCATCCACCTCGTCCCATTCTccagctcttgagaagattaaTTACATAATCCCCGATAAGAGAATTATCCAATTTGAGAATTCTTGACATCACCCGTTGACATTCGCATGAATGTTACAAGACGATAACAAGTCAACTCATCAggtctttaaaaaaatcaataaatagtGACTATATATGATGGAATACAAATCTCCGTGTGCATGAACCCTAACATATTAACCATTACACTAACATAGCTCTATTGATTGAGTCAACATATTTTGCGAATCTTCAAAATAGGTTTTATGTTGGGACAATCTTATACATTTATAAAGATGATCATGTGGAGTTAAAAATTGGATAGATATTTGATGATTCCAATGtgtttgatttgaagaaaatggATTATACATGTTACATATGAATCAATTAAGgatgatgttttatttttatatgtacaCATGAAGTTAAACAAATGTCTTGAATTGGATACGAGTAGCACAACGTCCGGCATATGGCATGACAGGGCATTGAACGAAGGCTTTTGCAATTTTGTTTACACAAATATAGACTTCATAGAGTTGGTTGACTCCAAGCTTATCATAATTACAGTCGATATATGGTGCCACGCCTAGCCCCTTTTCGATAGCCGCCTCCACATCAACAGTTTTATAGAACCCGTCATTCGGATATATTTCTAAACAAATgcaacaattttaattataattaatatatataggaaggatatatatatgatatagaaaaacatatatatacatatatatcttaattaattactagCATTGGCGAGGTGATGGAGGATGTTGGATTTGATCTTGAAGTCCAGAGTTGTCTGGAAGTAGGATTGTTGGTTTAGGACATTCTCGGAGCAAGTGCCGTGTTTGTTCCATTCATG
It encodes the following:
- the LOC124925289 gene encoding intracellular ribonuclease LX-like, with translation MNPFVSESRADHSLSSKPGTVGSYDFFYFVQTWPAAYCDTKRGCCYPKTGKPAQDFGIHGLWPNSNNGSYPHDCDPKNPFDKSKIAGLIKRMQLDWPTLSCPSGDGFKFWGHEWNKHGTCSENVLNQQSYFQTTLDFKIKSNILHHLANAKIYPNDGFYKTVDVEAAIEKGLGVAPYIDCNYDKLGVNQLYEVYICVNKIAKAFVQCPVMPYAGRCATRIQFKTFV
- the LOC124925288 gene encoding ribonuclease 1-like translates to MVGNHQSISFGRIMMILIKLLLVLQCLIVVSEAKVSRKPGYDFFFFVQQWPGGYCDTKRGCCYPTTGKPAEDFTIHGLWPNFNNGTYPQTCDLSNPFDKSLVSYTLVKTTISDLIERMQNDWPTLSCPSRDGFRFWGHEWNKHGTCSENVLDQHSFFEKTLDFKISSNLLQHLKDAGINPDNEFYSANDVEAAIKNALGVTPYLECNFDREGNSQLSQVYICVDKRASAFIECPVMPHAKRCTSDIQFESFSDSKILNDQ
- the LOC124925287 gene encoding intracellular ribonuclease LX-like, with the translated sequence MKLVRSCSAFIISLVIIIVVSEPRAHSLSRKSYGVYYDFFYFVQQWPGAYCNSMWGCCFPKTGKPDEDFGIHGLWPNFNNGSHPQSCDSDNPFDKSKIVGLMRRMQVHWPTLRCPSGNGFKFWIHEWIKHGTCSANVLNQRSYFLKALVFKNKSNLLQHLEDAGIYPDDGFYRANDVDAAIEKGLGVTPYLECNFDGKGNNQLFQVYLCVNKFATTFIQCPVMPYAQSCASSVQFKSFL